The Coraliomargarita sinensis DNA segment AGACAACAAGCCTGTGAGATTAGTCGTCCTGTTAATTTTTAGAATTTAAGGGCGGGTTACCTGGGTTGTCTGCGTCGACTGGTTCTAGCCTTTCCAATATTGATTGGTTTTTAGCTACCCATCCGTCAAATATTCTCTGCATTTCTGATCGTGCATGTTTCATATTCTCGGTAGCTATAGGTCTAATTTTCTCTTCAATTTCATTCATTTGAATGTAGAATTTTTGGCCTGCTGAAGTCTTCAGGAAATCTCTCAGTATCGTGATTTCTTCCGGTGTGTATTCCTGCCGAAAATATTCGATGTAGATTTCTTCATATGCTTCCCAAGACGCTTTTTCTTTAAAGTAAGCCATGAGTTCGTCTACTAGCTTTAGGTATTCTTTATTCCCTTTTAGTTGTAATCCGAGGTCAGATTTTAGGTAGTTGTTTTTTACCTCGTAGTATTTTACCAGATAAGCGAGCTCGTATCCTTGTTCAAAGCTTAACAACTCAATGACTTCTTTGATCTCTTCGTGATTTCCTGACTGCTCCGACCAAGCAATTCCATATAGCCAGAGAATTGTGAATGCGATAGTGAGTGCTTTCTTCATCTCTAGAACCGTCAAAGTGTATCGCGGAGTGAAGCGCGGAGCGCGTAACGGAATTGATACCACTGACTGGTTATCCTTCCCCTTCCTTGAGGTAAAGTAAATCTGGATTCACTACAGACCAAATCCTATCGTGGAACAATCCCTCATTTGAATCGAGCCACTGATCCAACTTTTCAATTTCTTTTTCATTTTGCAACTGCTTCTCGCCAAACTGATACCACTGTTCAAGTTCTTGAGATGCGTATTCAGCCAGAAGCCTTCTAATTTTCTCAGATTCTTTTTCGCTGATACCCTCATGCCACTGCCAGACGCCCGAACGCGTGGAAGAACACCATTCAAGCAGACGCG contains these protein-coding regions:
- a CDS encoding DUF2059 domain-containing protein — encoded protein: MKKALTIAFTILWLYGIAWSEQSGNHEEIKEVIELLSFEQGYELAYLVKYYEVKNNYLKSDLGLQLKGNKEYLKLVDELMAYFKEKASWEAYEEIYIEYFRQEYTPEEITILRDFLKTSAGQKFYIQMNEIEEKIRPIATENMKHARSEMQRIFDGWVAKNQSILERLEPVDADNPGNPPLNSKN